One Acidimicrobiales bacterium DNA window includes the following coding sequences:
- a CDS encoding aspartate-semialdehyde dehydrogenase, giving the protein MPTVGIYGATGQVGTVMRAVLEQRRFPHSGLRLFASSRSAGRVIDGITVEDVATADHAGVDVALFSMGADASKEYGERVAGAGAIVIDNSKAWRMDPDCPLVVPEVNAHELDRIPKGIVANPNCTTMVCMPVLAPLHAEAGLRRVVASTYQAASGAGLAGTAELDEQVRAIGEKAAALALDGEALSYPPAKVFPGPLAFNVLPHAGSFAGDETSEELKFREESQKILGVPDLAVSVTCVRVPVFTGHSLALNLTFEQAITAERALQLLGSAAGVEVLDVPTPLQSAGGDTCLVGRVRPDYSDPSGRGLTLFVSGDNLRKGAALNAVQIAEALLERGIVS; this is encoded by the coding sequence ATGCCGACGGTAGGGATCTACGGCGCGACCGGACAGGTCGGGACGGTGATGCGGGCCGTGCTGGAGCAGCGCCGCTTCCCGCACAGCGGCCTGCGTCTGTTCGCGAGCTCGCGCTCCGCCGGCCGTGTAATCGACGGCATCACGGTCGAGGACGTGGCAACCGCGGACCATGCCGGCGTGGACGTCGCTCTTTTCTCCATGGGAGCAGATGCGTCGAAGGAATACGGGGAAAGAGTGGCCGGCGCGGGAGCAATCGTCATCGACAACTCGAAGGCGTGGCGCATGGACCCCGACTGCCCTCTCGTGGTTCCAGAGGTCAACGCGCACGAACTCGACCGCATACCCAAGGGGATAGTCGCCAACCCGAATTGCACGACCATGGTGTGCATGCCGGTCCTCGCGCCGTTGCACGCCGAGGCTGGTCTGAGGCGTGTCGTTGCCTCCACTTACCAGGCGGCGTCGGGCGCGGGCCTCGCCGGGACGGCCGAGTTGGACGAGCAGGTCCGTGCCATCGGAGAGAAGGCTGCAGCGCTCGCTCTTGACGGCGAGGCGCTCTCTTACCCGCCGGCGAAGGTGTTCCCCGGGCCGCTCGCGTTCAACGTACTGCCGCACGCCGGCAGCTTCGCCGGGGACGAAACCAGCGAGGAGCTCAAGTTCCGGGAAGAGAGCCAGAAGATCCTGGGAGTCCCGGACCTCGCGGTGTCGGTCACGTGTGTCCGGGTCCCCGTGTTCACGGGTCACTCGCTCGCGCTGAACCTCACCTTCGAGCAGGCCATCACGGCCGAGCGCGCGCTGCAGCTTCTCGGCAGCGCGGCGGGTGTCGAGGTCCTCGACGTTCCCACCCCGCTCCAGTCCGCCGGCGGCGACACCTGTCTGGTTGGCAGGGTCCGCCCCGATTACAGCGACCCGTCGGGCCGGGGGCTCACGCTGTTTGTCTCGGGCGACAACCTCCGCAAGGGAGCGGCCCTGAACGCCGTCCAGATCGCAGAGGCTCTGCTCGAAAGGGGCATCGTCAGCTGA
- a CDS encoding SDR family NAD(P)-dependent oxidoreductase, producing the protein MEINGASAIVTGGASGLGEATVRLLTQRGARCVVLDMNDAKGEELAKEVGGVFVRADVTNTDEVIAAVEAAKDMGPLRALVNCAGVGWATRTIGKDGSYDSAHNLDAFIKVIGINLVGTFNCIRLAATAMSQNEPLADGERGAIVNTASLAAFDGQIGQAAYSASKGGVVGMTLPIARDLGVVGIRVNTIAPGLIDTPIYGSGEGSEAFKEKLKKDVVFPDRLGKPEEFASLAVELVTNSYMNGETIRIDGAARLQPK; encoded by the coding sequence ATGGAAATCAACGGAGCCTCCGCGATCGTCACCGGCGGCGCCTCTGGGCTCGGCGAGGCGACGGTGCGCCTGCTGACCCAGCGGGGTGCCCGCTGTGTGGTGCTGGACATGAACGACGCCAAGGGTGAGGAGCTTGCCAAGGAAGTCGGCGGCGTCTTCGTGCGTGCCGACGTCACCAACACCGACGAGGTGATCGCCGCGGTCGAAGCCGCCAAGGACATGGGCCCGCTGCGGGCTCTCGTCAACTGTGCCGGCGTGGGATGGGCAACCCGCACCATCGGCAAGGACGGGAGCTACGACTCGGCCCACAACCTGGACGCTTTCATCAAGGTGATCGGCATCAACCTCGTCGGCACGTTCAACTGCATCCGCCTCGCGGCGACGGCCATGAGCCAGAACGAACCCCTCGCGGACGGCGAGCGGGGCGCCATCGTCAACACTGCGTCGCTCGCAGCTTTCGACGGCCAGATCGGCCAGGCCGCATACTCGGCTTCGAAAGGCGGCGTCGTCGGCATGACGCTTCCGATTGCCCGTGACCTAGGGGTCGTCGGGATCCGCGTCAACACGATCGCACCGGGCCTCATCGACACGCCGATCTACGGCAGTGGTGAGGGGTCCGAGGCCTTCAAGGAGAAGCTGAAGAAGGACGTAGTCTTCCCCGACCGCCTGGGCAAGCCGGAGGAGTTCGCAAGCCTTGCCGTCGAGCTGGTGACGAACAGCTACATGAACGGCGAGACCATCCGCATCGACGGCGCTGCGCGCCTGCAGCCGAAGTAA
- a CDS encoding DsbA family protein, with translation MNVDFHFDVMCPWAYQTSKWIREAARVRDIQVTWRFFSLEEVNREDGKKHPWERNWSYGWSMMRVAALLRRGAGGLDGNDAVDRFYAAAGRALHEDGVKVHTPEGVAAVLTEIGVEPGLVDAALADETTHDDVRADHEAAVALGGFGVPTLVLQAGTQRTALFGPVVTPAPRGEEAGRLWDLVAGWTEFPHLYELRRPKTAADWDHIGASFTPYIEARDWRTIERPVA, from the coding sequence ATGAACGTCGACTTCCACTTCGACGTCATGTGCCCCTGGGCTTACCAGACGAGCAAGTGGATCCGCGAGGCGGCGCGGGTCCGCGACATCCAGGTCACGTGGCGGTTCTTCTCGTTGGAGGAGGTGAACCGCGAGGACGGCAAGAAGCACCCCTGGGAGCGCAACTGGTCGTACGGCTGGTCGATGATGCGGGTCGCGGCGCTGCTCCGCCGAGGCGCCGGCGGGCTGGACGGCAATGACGCTGTCGACCGCTTCTACGCCGCCGCCGGCAGAGCCCTCCACGAGGACGGCGTGAAGGTCCACACCCCGGAGGGGGTCGCGGCAGTCCTCACCGAGATCGGCGTCGAACCCGGTCTCGTCGACGCGGCGCTCGCCGACGAGACGACCCACGACGACGTTCGGGCCGATCACGAAGCCGCTGTCGCCCTCGGCGGCTTCGGCGTGCCCACCCTCGTACTTCAAGCGGGTACTCAGCGGACCGCCCTCTTCGGGCCGGTGGTGACTCCGGCGCCGCGGGGCGAGGAGGCCGGCCGCCTGTGGGACCTGGTCGCCGGTTGGACCGAGTTCCCGCACCTCTACGAGCTGAGACGCCCGAAGACCGCCGCCGACTGGGACCACATCGGCGCCAGCTTCACCCCCTACATCGAGGCGCGCGACTGGCGCACTATCGAAAGGCCGGTGGCCTGA
- a CDS encoding crotonase/enoyl-CoA hydratase family protein: MAIVEFETEGHIGIITINRPDARNAVNGEVAKGIEEAIDKIEGDDSLWLGILTGVPPVFSAGADLKEINAGRAGDLQTKRGGFAGITRRERSKPIIAAVDGPALAGGTEITLACDLIVASTSARFGIPEVKRCLVAAGGGLFRLPRKLPFNIAMELTLTGDPIDAERAYQFGLVNVLCEPGEALAKAKELAARVEANAPVAVRESRKVVYAAMTEDEDAGWRLSSEAMVRAMSSEDMKEGLTAFIEKRPPNWAGK, translated from the coding sequence ATGGCAATCGTCGAGTTCGAAACCGAAGGTCACATAGGGATCATCACCATCAACCGGCCTGACGCGCGTAACGCCGTCAACGGCGAGGTCGCCAAAGGCATCGAAGAAGCCATCGACAAGATCGAAGGCGACGACTCGTTGTGGCTGGGCATCCTCACGGGTGTGCCCCCGGTGTTCAGCGCCGGCGCCGATCTCAAGGAGATCAACGCGGGACGCGCCGGCGACCTGCAGACCAAACGGGGCGGGTTCGCCGGGATCACCCGTCGCGAGCGCTCTAAGCCGATCATCGCGGCGGTGGACGGCCCGGCTCTCGCCGGCGGCACGGAGATCACCCTCGCGTGCGACCTGATCGTCGCTTCGACGAGCGCGAGGTTCGGCATCCCAGAAGTCAAGAGATGTCTCGTGGCCGCCGGCGGCGGTCTCTTCCGCCTGCCGCGCAAGCTCCCGTTCAACATCGCCATGGAGCTCACCCTGACCGGAGACCCCATCGACGCCGAGCGGGCCTACCAGTTCGGGCTGGTCAACGTGCTCTGCGAACCCGGCGAAGCGCTTGCCAAGGCCAAGGAGCTTGCCGCCCGCGTGGAGGCGAACGCCCCGGTGGCCGTCCGGGAGTCGCGGAAGGTCGTGTACGCGGCGATGACCGAGGACGAGGACGCCGGCTGGCGCCTTTCCAGCGAGGCGATGGTGAGAGCGATGAGCAGTGAGGACATGAAGGAAGGGCTCACCGCTTTCATCGAGAAGCGCCCGCCGAACTGGGCGGGCAAGTAG